CCCCCCGCGCCCCCAGGCACGGGCAGAGGCCTGGCAGCTTCGCCCGGGGAGAGGTCGTGGCGACCCGTAGAGCCTCACCTCTCGGCAGGCCCACGCCCACTTCGGGCTCCCCGGCCCTCCCTGTGGGCCTGGTACCCTGACCCTCATGTCCCTCGCCCAGCGGGGAAGCTGCCACCTGAGAGGGAAGAATGGAGCTGAACCGCTTCTTGGTGAGCCGAGAGATGTGTTTGGGGGCATTTGGTGCAGGGATCCAGACTGTGCAGGTGATAAACATAAGCAAGGTTCGGCCCTCCCCGGGGTGTGGTGTCAGACTAAGAAGATGTCCGGGTGCCCTCGTGGCTTTTTCAGTGTTGGCACCACGTGGTTTTGGGGTGCAGGGCTTGGTGCCCCCCACAGCCACGCTCCATACCTGGCTCGGGGCTCTGGGGATACAGGGCCCCCGCTTGAGAAAGCCGAGGGAGCCCCGCTGCAGCTCACACTTCTCTCCAAGTATAGTTCTGGGGAGTTTTTCAGAGTGATTCATCTTAGGTACTTGACTGTTTTAAAGCCACGAGCTGTCGCTGGAGGTTCCCTCTGAATTTTTAACCTCAGTCTGGCAGGAGGTGATCTGACAGTTCAGAACACCGCTCACTGGGAGTCCCGGTAGAACGCAGGGAACGTGGTTAGTAGAGACCAGACTAagccccccgcacacacacaacTCTGCTACCTAGTGTAGAACTTACTTACGGCAGCCCAGCGCCTTTGGGTTCATCCCTGggcctgttttttaaaattgtattattgcGGCTTAAGGAGTTAACATTCTTGGTTTAGACTTCGCAGTCCAAGGCCAATGTGAACATCTCAGGATCTCTGTCATTCTGCCAGGGCAGCTTGAATAATGAGCACAGCAAGGTGGGCCCAGGCCCCCCGGGGCCAGTGCAGAGGCCCTCTCCCAGTCCTTGCCATCCCCACTGCTCTGTGACTGGGGAACCTCCCCACAGGGCGATGTTCTGGGAGAGGCTGTGGCCACGGTGAGATACCAGGGTCTGAGAACTGGCAGGTAGCTCAACAGGCTCCCTCCAGCATCCGAGCTGTGACCCAGGACAGTTGTGAATTCACTGCAATTAACTGTCTTTGGTCTGAGGATTAACTTTTTCCAAACTTGAATTTCGAGCCCTTAaattcatgctctttctttcaaaaaaaaaaaaaaaaatatatatatatatatatatctttactaGCTGAAGCTTCAACCACTGAACTagatgtttctgatttttttttaccctggCTGTCAAAAGTCTTTTTCAGAAGTGAGCAGAGGATGCCCAGGGGGGATGAAGACATAATCCCTGAAATGCTTTGCAAACGTTGCCTGCTGTGTCGTCCCACTGAAACTGGCCTTGAGAATTTCAAGGAATTACAATAAATGCTTTTACAGTACAGTTTCACTCTTTGGGCACGAATCCATAAGAGTGAACGGCTTGCTTCTGAATTTGTGGTGCCCTCTGGTTAATTGCTGGTTGCACCTGCTTGGGCATGTCTGCGCCTAGGTGGCCGGCCACGCTTTCTTGGAAAGGACTGTGGTGTGTAAACACAAGATGATATGCTTGTCGGGACAGAAGCTCCTGGTAGAGGAAGATCCATGTTGAAAGCAAAGCAGATAGGCCAGTTCCAGTCTACCCACTGACGTTGCAAGGGTGGTGACAGCCTCGCGTGGTACTATTATGGGGTGGAAATCCGTTTCCCTGTTCATATAAATGCTGCAGAGCTGTTCTCTTGCATCTCAATTGCTCTGCATTCCAATTTTTGGGAGGGGGTGCGGGTGGTCAGGGGAGATGGGAAAAACTGGTTAGGGATGAATAGTTATGTGACGTGTCATATTTTCTAAGTGACTCTTCACCGAGTACACCATGTTCCCCTCTGCAGTGGAGGTCCCTGACCTTTAGTGGAGAGGCTGTGTGTGAGCAGGCCTTCCAAGTGTTCACAAGACCGGCCCAACAGATCTGCTGGTGCAGCCACCTTTGGTCTGAGATGCGGGGGCCAGAGTAACGACAAGGATGGAAAAGGGCGCAGGACAGTGTTTGGGGCAGCTTCTCTGCTGATTAGCTAGCCAGAGCGATCCGAGCCCATAAGACTACCTGACAGATACGCGTTtgacatttctaaataaaaaggCTTTAGTATAAGGGACTCTTTTGGGATGTTTGGGGAAATCGTTTTTTAATTGCTCACCTCACGTCACTTTTTATTTCAGGAGCTTGTTTTTCGCATCAAGAATGCAATGACCCGTGAAGTCTCACTAGGCTTAGATTCACATAGTCATTCTCTTTAACCCGCGAAGAAGCACGTGCGGACTTGATCTCATTGGCACCTCTTGACAGCCTTTGCTATAAAATCCCGCTTCTCTTGCAGAGAAGATGGAAGGCCCGAGTAGGAGCGCAGGACGGGGAGGGACGCCGGCGCGTGCTTCTGCATGAGCGCGGTGCCCATGGCTCAGAGCGGTTCCTAACTCAGTCTCCACAGCCCGCCTCCCCTGCAGCTGAGCACGCCGAGGCCTAGGAGGCATGAGTGACCTGCCCGGCGCCCCCGGCTCGCCGGGCCTCAGCCTCTGACCCGGCCCTCTGGACTCTGGCCCGGCGGGCTGTTTCTCCGCGGCCGCGTGTACCAACAGAGTGGCGTCGGACCAACGTCCTCTCTTTCCTCTCAGGATGTGAAAGGGGCAGAAAGATTAAGAACCGCCTCTCTGCATGTCCCTCCCCGTCTGCTAGAATGTTTCTCATGAACGCCCCTCCTGTGGTTGCTCTCCAGTCAAAATGGGAGGCCTTTGGCACACCGGGGGGCTTTAGGTTTCCCGGGTGCTTCTCGGAGCCGAAAGAGGGCGTCTCGAGAGCTTCGGTGAGTGCCAAAGTGCAGATGGTCATCAGCACGCTCCAGAGGGACGAGGCTGCTCTGGGCATGAGCGATGAGCTTGCCCTGCAGAGAAGCCAGAGGGCAGAGAAGGGCCGGGACACAAGGCCGGCCGCCACCCCTGCGTTTGCTGCCTGTGGTCTCGGTGCTGATTTTGTCCCCTCGAGGGAGGAGGAGGCCGCAGACTTTGGCCCCTTGGTGCTGGATTCGGACAGTGATGACTCGGTGGACCGGGACATTGAGGAAGCGATCCAGGAGTACCTAAAGGCCAAGAGCGGGGCCGCCCAGCCACCTGGGGCCACAGATGGGGGCAGGCGGTCCAAACCAGAAGTTCCTCTGAGTAGTGCCCCGACTGCCCCGTGTCCCCCGAAGTTTGCACCCAGCTCAGGAGGCGCCCCTGGCAGCCACGTGGGAGTGGGCCAGGACCGGGGCTCCGCCTCCCCGGTTAGCGTTAGCAGTGACGACTCCTTCGAGCAGAGCATCCAGGCGGAGATCGAACAGTTTCTGAACGAGAAAAGACAACAGGAGACCCCAAGATGTGATGTTTCCGTGAACACGAAACCAGACCCCAGCGATAATGCAGCCAGATCAGCATTTAGATCCAGCAAAGAGCTGATGGCCAAGGCACATCGGCAGGAAGTGATGGGACCCTGCAAGGACTTTCTTTTCCGGAAACCTCCCAGGCTAGCGAAGGTGAGCACACGGCCCCGTGGCCTCAGGTCCAAGGCCACTGCTGAGCCAGAGAGTGCAGACGGCGCGAAGCCAGCCACTGCTGCTGGCCGTCCTGCAGAAGCAGCCCAGAATAAAGGTGCGGTCAGGAGGAGTGCCGGGCGGAGGACGAAGCGAGCCAAGAGCACAGCCCTGGTGTGCAAGGCGTCCGGCTCCAGCAGTGACGATGGCATTGAGGAGGCCATCCAGCTGTATCagctggagaagaggaaggaggcggGCAGAGACCCGCCGCAGAGAACGCCActcggggaggggaaggggcccGACCCTCCAGCACACAGCGCAGGCCACTCCACGAAAGGTGCTTTGCCCGAAACCCATAGGAAGACACCAGGCAGGAAGAAGCAGGTGGCCCCGAAGGCCGTGGACCTCAGCCCGGGTGGCCCTGACCACCCCTCCAAGCCACCCAGAGATCCCAGAGCTGCCGAAAACGAGCTTGTGGATCGGCCACTGTGCCGGGCAGACACGTCTGCTGAGCTCATGTGCGCCGAAGCAATCTTGGACATTTCCAAAACCATCCTGCCGGCCCCCGCGGGGGGCAGTGAGAGACCCCCGCCTGCCAGCCCGCTCTCCTGCCCCCTAACCGTGCCTTCCTGCTGCGACGGGGACAGCAGCTCTGTGGACAGCAATGACAGCATAGAGCAGGAAATCCGGACATTCCTGGCTCTGAAGGCTCAGTCGGGGGCTTGGCTGGCCCGAACGGAGAGCTGCCCGCAGACCACACTGAGCCCAGCGCCGCCACCTGGCCCTAGGGTCCCCAGCTCTAAAACGCTGGGCCTGTCGCTGAGCTGCAAAAGGAAACGCAGAGGAGGCAGCCACGCTGTGCCACCATCCACACCTAAGAAAGCTAGAGAGACAGCGCAGGAGGGCGCCCGGGATGCCGACCACAGCCCCGTGAGCACACAGCCTGGCCAGGCCCCCAGGGCAGAAAGCCAGACCAggggccagcccctcccctgcaggccGCTTGAGCTGGGTGACCAGCACGGTGGCCCCGACACCAGAGACAGCGTGTGGCCCGGCCATGGGAAGGCAGCCCCAGCCAGAAGCGCCGGTGAGCGGGGGAGCTCTGAGGACAAGAGCAGCTCCCTGGACAGCGACGAGGACTTGGACACTGCCATCAAGGACCTGCTGCGGTCCAGGCGGAGGCTC
The window above is part of the Neomonachus schauinslandi unplaced genomic scaffold, ASM220157v2 HiC_scaffold_788, whole genome shotgun sequence genome. Proteins encoded here:
- the PPP1R26 gene encoding protein phosphatase 1 regulatory subunit 26, with protein sequence MFLMNAPPVVALQSKWEAFGTPGGFRFPGCFSEPKEGVSRASVSAKVQMVISTLQRDEAALGMSDELALQRSQRAEKGRDTRPAATPAFAACGLGADFVPSREEEAADFGPLVLDSDSDDSVDRDIEEAIQEYLKAKSGAAQPPGATDGGRRSKPEVPLSSAPTAPCPPKFAPSSGGAPGSHVGVGQDRGSASPVSVSSDDSFEQSIQAEIEQFLNEKRQQETPRCDVSVNTKPDPSDNAARSAFRSSKELMAKAHRQEVMGPCKDFLFRKPPRLAKVSTRPRGLRSKATAEPESADGAKPATAAGRPAEAAQNKGAVRRSAGRRTKRAKSTALVCKASGSSSDDGIEEAIQLYQLEKRKEAGRDPPQRTPLGEGKGPDPPAHSAGHSTKGALPETHRKTPGRKKQVAPKAVDLSPGGPDHPSKPPRDPRAAENELVDRPLCRADTSAELMCAEAILDISKTILPAPAGGSERPPPASPLSCPLTVPSCCDGDSSSVDSNDSIEQEIRTFLALKAQSGAWLARTESCPQTTLSPAPPPGPRVPSSKTLGLSLSCKRKRRGGSHAVPPSTPKKARETAQEGARDADHSPVSTQPGQAPRAESQTRGQPLPCRPLELGDQHGGPDTRDSVWPGHGKAAPARSAGERGSSEDKSSSLDSDEDLDTAIKDLLRSRRRLKKKWKDPRAACKRKVRFSTTEPQFLDKLGSFRKDWKDRSPHLLKSCLSKPRKDSRENLGKKPLSVSCRDTERTRTDGASPRDAPPAPQLRRRASEGNLFCREADACELQGAAPSSQPPPEDSSSVDSDDSIELEIRKFLAEKAKESGSSSEAPGGGPATPGTGSVPRPELPCRKVPAPALALHPGVCTRSQRGRSGPQLAGALGDTGRACLPGGRSGPRAEQACLPAARASRTSVAGALCAKGPAAGRRLVCTHKDQSPRGTERARERAVGSLASRAQAGAWAESPGVAFAVTTQGQSPRTQKPGADGLGSPQAGLALPWADFAHQSRLQSTWALSSEGREAVWRGSLGGQRDQGPEGQDPKKGLPFTGFSSLLSTQLFHFGKSASWGGKQASVFSPPLSLPLQGPSFSAFRETPAGHSPVFGSSHLLAKKEGGHWPGCKSQAACTLHARRNSGSEEDVLDLRYRRRAISGGDEAQDALGSESSELSDTSVEEGGGPGATGKALQP